The Setaria italica strain Yugu1 chromosome IX, Setaria_italica_v2.0, whole genome shotgun sequence genome has a window encoding:
- the LOC111258466 gene encoding uncharacterized protein LOC111258466, with protein sequence MENGGGTMRRLPDTGLVMCSTCSGFLLRMKRTSVPKPDEEVLEVVTEAEKMRALMKAVLLHGPLQEIEPAEATKEQWKVLQRRRRIMMETKKCPTCSGSLLEACPTCFRSLLQKPGPDEEDKAMVADPGSKAGSKEKMSSREEGSEFMAVLPSQGGKERMKIATEDEAMVADARSEQKLKRSREEGKRSSSGLKEKKKVKSEDKEGSGSKKKAKRSSEMEGSGSKEAKMKGSRLEEEAKIEFIVKSVGGDRKTKMEIKRMLKKAFEILNEPPVKSQSEEAKMEDSESAVGNRKTKMVTYRVDKKTIDFLKNHPPLKPPPIGACKPELRQRFIDITAPYVEVERVLLEYLQCHYSIKGYAEVQLEVTDDEGDDHKLV encoded by the exons ATGGAGAACGGGGGTGGGACGATGCGGAGGTTACCAGACACGGGGTTGGTCATGTGTTCCACATGCTCCGGTTTCTTGCTCAGGATGAAGCGCACATCGGTTCCCAAGCCTGACGAGGAGGTGTTGGAGGTGGTGACGGAAGCCGAGAAGATGCGGGCCTTGATGAAGGCGGTCCTGCTGCACGGGCCCCTCCAGGAGATAGAGCCGGCTGAGGCGACGAAGGAGCAGTGGAAGGTtctgcagaggaggaggaggattatgATGGAGACCAAGAAGTGCCCAACTTGCTCCGGTTCGCTGTTAGAGGCGTGCCCGACTTGCTTCCGTTCTCTGTTACAGAAGCCCGGGCCCGATGAGGAGGACAAGGCGATGGTAGCGGACCCCGGATCGAAGGCCGGATCGAAGGAGAAGATGAGCTCGAGGGAGGAGGGCAGCGAGTTCATGGCTGTCCTTCCGTCGCAGGGCGGGAAGGAGAGGATGAAGATTGCGACGGAGGACGAGGCGATGGTGGCAGACGCCAGATCGGAGCAGAAGTTGAAGCGATCGAGGGAGGAGGGCAAGAGATCTAGCAGCGGattgaaggagaagaagaaggtgaagagCGAGGATAAGGAAGGCAGCGGATCAAAGAAGAAGGCTAAGAGATCGAGCGAg ATGGAGGGCAGTGGATCGAAGGAGGCGAAGATGAAGGGCAGCAgattggaggaggaggcgaagaTTGAGTTCATAGTCAAATCCGTCGGCGGAGATAGGAAGACTAAGATGGAGATTAAGAGGATGCTCAAGAAG GCCTTCGAGATTTTGAATGAGCCCCCTGTCAAGTCTCAATCGGAGGAGGCAAAGATGGAGGACAGCGAATCGGCTGTCGGAAATAGGAAGACTAAGATGGTGACTTATAGGGTTGACAAGAAGACCATTGATTTTTTGAAGAATCATCCCCCTCTCAAGCCTCCTCCCATCGGCGCCTGTAAGCCTGAGCTGCGCCAACGCTTTATTGATATTACTGCTCCCTATGTTGAGGTTGAACGTGTGCTCCTTGAGTACTTGCAATGCCATTACTCCATCAAGGGGTATGCTGAGGTGCAGCTGGAGGTCACCGATGACGAAGGCGATGACCACAAGTTGGTGTAG